Proteins encoded by one window of Salicibibacter halophilus:
- a CDS encoding IS1634 family transposase, translating into MSLSPEDLPDIQPVRIGSTPVIRQLMDKMGLIEAIDKLSPVKEKDCNVSVGTRVAAMIINQLSHRKALYRVQEFYQEQDVELLFGPGTKANDFNDDALGRALDALHEAGIEKVCKRAIQAVQAPIDLTWKGLHFDTTSFVYTGQPKNHPDEEDILKIVRGYSKDHRPDLPQFKFGLGTTPEGIPVYGDILDGNQDDKTWNKHVLHALTDWYDPEQLEQAIFISDSALVTQDNLEATTGQKDQADFQFLSRLPENFNLAKTLKAEALEQDLDQWEEIGALVDRKGAASYRIYPTKADLNGKTYRFLVIQSDHMDARKEKTIQSNLEKEQRRWHKEQAELERQDFSCEADAEEALGAFLKKHQKGYHTFEGTTVCVELPGKRQKRGRPKKGEAPPPPITVYRVRLTLHPPSDEQLEAIRKQASIFILVTSVAKDDQADVELLKAYKGQQTVENRFRFLKNPFFVGRVYLAKPKRVEAFACVMMISVMVYSLFEYLIRKNMEGASEPLYQLGGGGRRSFRPTGESVLELLDTVDILHMEIDGHLRRFFPKHYEPQLPRILVLLEMDASIFTEPRSSMAVESRHQ; encoded by the coding sequence TTGAGCCTATCACCAGAAGATCTTCCCGACATTCAACCCGTTCGTATCGGATCAACGCCAGTGATCCGCCAGCTGATGGATAAAATGGGATTAATTGAGGCCATCGACAAGCTATCTCCTGTCAAAGAGAAAGACTGTAACGTCTCCGTAGGGACAAGAGTAGCTGCTATGATCATCAATCAGTTATCCCATCGTAAAGCCCTTTATCGCGTCCAAGAATTTTATCAAGAGCAAGATGTCGAGTTACTCTTTGGTCCCGGAACGAAAGCGAATGATTTCAATGACGATGCGCTCGGCCGTGCGTTAGACGCCCTTCATGAGGCGGGCATTGAGAAGGTCTGTAAGAGAGCCATTCAGGCCGTTCAAGCTCCGATCGACCTCACGTGGAAAGGGCTCCATTTTGATACCACATCCTTTGTGTACACGGGCCAACCCAAGAATCACCCGGACGAGGAGGACATCTTGAAAATTGTACGCGGCTATTCCAAAGACCACCGGCCTGATCTGCCCCAATTCAAGTTTGGGTTGGGAACGACGCCGGAAGGCATCCCTGTTTATGGCGATATTTTAGACGGTAACCAGGATGATAAAACGTGGAACAAGCATGTCTTGCATGCGCTCACCGATTGGTATGATCCGGAACAACTGGAACAGGCGATTTTTATTTCGGATAGTGCCCTGGTCACCCAAGATAATCTGGAGGCCACCACGGGCCAAAAGGATCAGGCCGATTTTCAGTTTTTGTCCCGATTGCCGGAGAATTTCAATCTCGCCAAAACCTTGAAGGCAGAGGCCTTAGAGCAGGATTTGGATCAGTGGGAGGAGATCGGTGCCCTCGTGGACCGTAAAGGCGCTGCTTCTTACCGCATCTATCCCACCAAAGCTGACCTTAACGGGAAAACCTACCGGTTTCTGGTGATCCAATCCGACCATATGGATGCCCGAAAAGAAAAAACCATCCAAAGCAACTTGGAAAAGGAACAGAGACGTTGGCACAAGGAACAAGCCGAGCTGGAAAGGCAGGACTTCTCCTGCGAGGCCGACGCGGAAGAGGCGCTGGGCGCATTTCTCAAGAAACACCAAAAAGGCTACCATACATTTGAAGGCACGACGGTCTGTGTAGAGCTGCCAGGCAAACGCCAAAAGCGGGGCCGTCCCAAAAAAGGGGAGGCGCCACCGCCGCCGATCACGGTTTATCGTGTCCGATTAACGCTTCATCCCCCTTCGGACGAACAGCTCGAGGCGATTCGAAAGCAAGCCTCTATCTTTATTCTCGTGACCAGTGTCGCCAAAGATGATCAAGCAGACGTGGAGCTGTTAAAGGCCTATAAAGGGCAACAGACGGTGGAAAATCGCTTTCGTTTCCTCAAAAATCCCTTTTTTGTCGGCAGGGTCTATCTGGCAAAACCTAAACGCGTGGAAGCTTTTGCATGTGTGATGATGATCAGTGTCATGGTGTACAGCCTCTTTGAATACCTGATTCGCAAAAACATGGAAGGGGCCTCCGAACCCCTGTACCAACTTGGCGGAGGAGGACGCAGAAGCTTTCGCCCCACGGGTGAATCTGTTTTGGAACTTTTGGACACCGTCGACATCCTTCATATGGAGATTGACGGACATCTTCGGCGGTTCTTCCCGAAGCATTATGAGCCGCAATTACCCCGTATTCTCGTTTTGTTGGAAATGGATGCCTCCATTTTCACAGAACCAAGGAGCTCGATGGCTGTCGAGAGCCGTCACCAGTAA
- a CDS encoding Abi family protein: MQNSKPTKVFKIFEQQIEILENRNLIINDYDFALDVMKSINYYRFTGYLIPFKNKHDTYVPGTTFEQIDRIYEFDRKLRLLLFQLLESIELKFRVAVSHYFSELYHPTAYEDSSYFQQPHLHKKFYDRYKSYRNSSDELFIRHHIEKQQGIPFWVAVEIIPFGTLSRLYLNMEKNDRVYIAKSAYGLHSKYISSYMNCFSTLRNACTHFNRIYDKRFPITPKLPTPILKKFNPSMIFYKILLAMKTILSESTFNISMNNLSALIEEYEDVIVLHRIGLPEDWYDKITTH, encoded by the coding sequence GAAATTTTAGAAAACAGAAATTTAATTATCAATGACTATGATTTTGCACTAGATGTCATGAAATCTATAAATTATTATCGTTTCACTGGGTATTTAATTCCCTTTAAGAATAAACATGATACATATGTACCCGGGACGACATTTGAGCAAATAGATCGCATTTATGAATTTGATCGTAAATTACGTTTGTTATTATTTCAATTACTTGAATCTATAGAATTGAAATTTAGAGTTGCTGTTAGTCATTATTTTTCTGAACTCTATCATCCCACTGCATATGAGGACTCTAGTTATTTTCAACAACCACATCTTCATAAAAAATTTTATGATAGATACAAAAGTTATCGCAATAGTAGTGATGAACTATTTATAAGGCATCATATAGAAAAGCAACAAGGTATACCATTTTGGGTTGCGGTTGAAATTATACCCTTTGGCACTTTATCTAGACTTTATCTAAACATGGAGAAAAACGATAGGGTATACATAGCTAAGTCTGCATATGGTCTACATTCTAAATATATTTCTAGTTATATGAACTGTTTTTCAACATTAAGGAATGCATGCACTCATTTCAATAGGATTTATGATAAAAGATTCCCCATAACACCTAAACTTCCTACGCCGATCCTAAAAAAATTTAATCCATCCATGATTTTTTATAAAATACTTTTAGCTATGAAGACTATTTTGTCAGAATCTACCTTCAACATATCGATGAATAATTTAAGTGCACTCATTGAAGAATATGAAGATGTTATCGTTTTACATAGAATTGGCCTACCTGAAGATTGGTATGACAAAATTACGACTCATTGA